In Flavobacterium piscisymbiosum, the sequence CTGAGTCGAAAACTTTTTTATACTTCCAAAATTGAAATTAAAAACAACATCTAATAAATCCTGCGATTGATATTGTTTGAGAACTTCGATTTTGTCACTTCCAATTTCGCCCACAATAAAACGATTGTCATATTCGCTTACGGTCGATTTTATAATGCGCATGGCATTTTTTACACCTTCCTGATCAATATCGTTTATATGATCTTGTTGTCCGTTTTTTATTAGGTTATTCTTTGTGATTCCGTTTGTAGTTAGAAAATTAATTACATCCAGTCTAAAACCATCTACGCCGGCATCAAGCCAAAAACGCAGCACATTTTGAATCTCTGCAACGACTTTTGGATTCGACCAGTTAAGATCGGCCATTCTTTTATCAAACTTATGATAGTAATATTGATTCGTTAAAGTGTCTTTCTCCCAGGCTGTTCCTCCAAAAAAAGATTCCCAATTGTTGGGCGCATCTTTCCAGATATAATAATCACGATACGGATTGTCTTTCGATTTTCTGGATTCCTGAAACCATTTACTATCAGTAGATGTATGATTAAAAACCATGTCTATAATTACTTTTATTCCTCTTAGATGCGCTTCATTCAAAAAAAGATCAAAATCCGCTTTGTTGCCATACGTGGGATCTACTTCGTAATAATTGGCAATATCATAACCGTTATCTACTTTTGGCGAAGTAAGAAAAGGGGTAAGCCAGATGCCTTTTATCCCTAATTCTTTCAGGTAATCTAACTTTTGAGTCATTCCTTTAAAATCGCCATATCCGTCGCCATTGCTATCAGCATAACTTGGCATATAGATTTGGTAAAAAACAGATTCTTTCCACCATTTTTGGTCGATTGCTGTTTTTTGAGCATTGGTTGTGTTTAGTATAAGAAGAAAGAAAAATATACAATGTAATATATTAGGCTTCATAACATTCTTTTCGATTTAAGTTATTTTACTTAGAAATGACATTGTTTATTCGCACAAAGAGGCAGAGCAGCAAAGAAAATAGCTTGAAAAACTTGACTTAGCGGCTCTGCGTTTTTGCGCGAGAATTAACTATAAACTATTTTTTCTCTTGCGATTTATAATCTACCACAACACTGTCAATAAGCATTTTTTCTCCTTCATGAGTTATTTTTCCTCCAGCAGGCACACAAACAATTACAGCTGAATTTAAGGCACCAATATTTATTTTAGCAGATGAAGTAACATTTCTAGCTACAAAACTTCCTGAAACTGTATTGTATAAATCTACTTTTTTACCTTTTTCCGTTTTTATAGTAATGGTTTTATTGGTGGTATAGGGATTATAATATAAGTAAGATGGATAAGCTTTATCGCTAAAAAAGTCTGTTGCTAATAAATCTAATTGCAATATTCCGGTAACATTCGTCGCACGGATTATACCACCAAAGATACCTACATGTCCGCTGCCATAAACACTAAACTGAGATTCTTTAGGATTTTCTCCAAGAACCCAAAGCGGACCGTCGCCTTGTGCTACAGGGCCTTTTATATTTTCATATTCCTTATAACTGGATTGTTTAATAATACCTTCATAACCAATTACGCCTTTGGTAATCTCAGCAAGTTCAGGAATTGTTTGGTGTTCTTTTGGCATATATTGCGGGTAGAAAAGGCGAGAAGCATTCGCTGCATTCAGCATCCATTTTCCTATTGCGGTTGCATAAGACTGATCGTAGCGAACCAGTGGCACTAATGGCCAGGCGGCATCATACGTATTCATCAGGAAGCCGTAACCACCGTGATCTACCGTGCTGCCAAAAGTTCCTGATATGTCAAAACCGTTCCAGTTACCCACTAATGCGCCCCAACCTTCGCGACAAATCGGAGTTCCGTCAAATGTCCAGTCAAGCATTTTATCAGTTTTGTATTTTGTATTTTCTTCGGCATTAATTCTGGCAGCGAGATAAGCACCAAAAGGCATTAAGACTTCATAAGTTGGATTTTTTGATTGCGATTCTAATGCTGCTAATGCACTTTTTGCTCCTTTTAAATATTTAGCATCACCAAATTTTTTATAAGCCATATACAAAACCCACGCATGTCCCGCCGCTGCATCTGGTTGTGTACAGATATGATTGGTCATTGACGTCATTTTATTGTAATCAAAATAAGAATAATCATAATTGCCATTCAAAATTACATCGGCTTCATAAAATTTATCTGCAATAGTTCTGGCGATCTCAGTAAAGCCAGGTTCGTTAGGATATTTGTCATAAACGGCAAAGAACAAAAGATTAGGATAAACATCGTACCACCAATCACGGCCATAACCACCGCCTAATAAAGCAACTTCAGGACAGGTATTATTCATCATAATATTCCAATTGGTTTCTTTATTGAAATAGTTTTTAAGCATGCCAACATAATTAAGATTAGGCTGGTTTTTATCTATACCTACCAATGTAGCTCCCAAAGTAGCTCCCATTGTTGCGAGTGCTTCATGAAACATTCCGTTGTTATGATCCGGACCTTGTCGTACATCGGCTACAGCCGTATACAATCCGACTACTTTTTGAGGGAAGTTTTTCTGGCTTTCATCCATCCAGACCATTGGCCAATATTTGCCTTTAGCATTAAAATCATAAACTGTTTTATCAAAATCTAAGGCCAGTTTTTTATAATCAATGATTTTTAAAGGTTGCGGAAGATTGGGCATTTGATCAACACGAGAAATATTTTGTTGTTTTACTTGTGCTGTTGCATTTAAACTAAATACTAACAGGAACGAAGTTGTAATTTTTATGAATGTATTCATGTTATTAATTTTTTATTTTTAAAGTAATTTTGCTGCCACCTCATCCAGAACTTTTGGTTTTATATCTTCTTCCGGTGAAAGTTCAATTCCTTGTTTGATAATTTTTTTGCTGATAAAAATGGAACATAGCTGTAATAATGCAATGATTCCGATGGCATATCTTAAGGCAAAATCTTCAGAAACTGCATAGTATAAAACAAGAAAAGTTCCCGCGCCTAAAAGTCTTCCAGCATACAAGCCTGCTTCATGATTTAAGATATAAGTAAACTCGCCTCTTTTTTCGATTCGTGATACGATATCAATTACTTTAAGCTGAATAGGGAAGTAGGCCAAATCCATTAAAGGTTTTGCGATAAGCAATAACAATAAAAAGATGATGACTCCTGTTTTGTCGAATAATATTCCGTTGATGCAGGCACCTAAAGCAAATAAAATTAATCCAACCGAAAAGGTTTTGATTCGATCTGACGGTTTAGAAAAACGTCCGATAAAATAAATGATGATCGCCGCCAAAATTGCTCCAATAGATTGTGCTTGTCCTAACGCGCCTTCTTCTCCTAATATTTTAAAAATAAGCATGGCAGGAGCTGTTACCAAAAAGCCTTGTGCTAAACCTTTGAACGTTGCAAGCGATAATAGTTTGTACCAAAGAGGATGAAATTTGAAAAAGATATATTTTTTTTGTGTTGGATTTTCAAATTTACCTCTGTAACAAACTATTGAAGCCACAATTGTAATAAGAAAAACAATTCCGGTAATTATGACATAAGCCTGATGTTTTTGATCTTCACCAGTTTTAGATTGAATAAACCAACCAATTGTAGCCGGTATTGCAATGGCAATAATAGTATAAATAAAGGTCTCCAATCCGTAATAATAATTACGGTTTTCGTCGTTTGTAATGGCCAAAGCAAGATAATCGCGATTAGACCAATACAAACCAAAAGAAAATCCCATTGTTATTCCCGCTACCGCAATCCCCGTTAAATCCAGTGTTTTTAGCGACATCATAATAATCATAGAAACACCGCTAAGCATCATTCCGATTGAATATAATTTTCGAATATTAAAGTGTTTCAACAAGAAACCATTCAATAAAAAGGTAAGCGGAATCCCGGTATAAATGGCCAACTGGTAAATAACAACCTTAGAGGTGTCATTCGAATTTCGCATGATATAAGCAGCAACAAAAATGTCGATTACAGGTAATACCAGTGCATAAACCAGGTTGGTAAAAATCAGGATACGAAAATTGTGAGTTTGGCTTTTAAAATGGTCAATTTCTGATATAATTTTTTTAAACATTAGTTAGTTTTTAAAAGTAAAAGAATCTCTTTGATCGAAAATTGAGCACCACAAACAAATTCATCCGAAGCTCCGTAATAAATGGTAAGTGTATCTCCGTCCGGTTCTACAATATGGCCGTTGGTGAATACTACGTTTCCAAAAAATCCGCTTAATTCATATTCTGTTGTAGGAACCATTATCGGTTCTTCGGTTCTTGCAATTACTTTCGAAGGATCTTTTAAATCCATTAAAAATGCACCTAAACAATACTGATGATTTTCATTGGCTCCATGATAAATTTCCAGCCAGCCTTTATCTGTTTTTATAGGAGCTGCTCCGGCGCCAACTCTTTTACTGTCCCAAAGCCCTTTTCTGGTTTTAATAATACAATGGTGGTTTCCCCAGTGAATACCGTCAGGAGACGAGGCAAGCCAGATGTAATTTCCACCAATATCTACACTACTTGGGCGATGTAAAGCATAAAACAATCCGTTTATTTTTTCTTCAAAAATGGCGCAATCCTTATTGTGAGCAGGTAATATCATACCATGTTTGGTAAAGTCTTTCCAATTTGTAGTAGTACGTAAACCAACACCAACACCATTATCTGATACAGAGGTAAAAGTTAAATAATACGTTCCTTCGATTAAAGCAACACGACAATCCTCTATTCCAAAAGTTTCCAACATACCTTCTCCAACCAGAGAAGGATAATTTTCAGGTTCATAAAAATGATGTCCGTCTTCGCTGCACAATAGGCGTAAGTGAGAAAGTGTTGTTAAGTAATCAACGCCTTTATAATTAATAACTCTGGCATCTGTCGCGATTAATTCCGGATCGTCTTTTGGAATTTCAATGATTTTAATAGCTCCAGTTTCTGTTAGTATAGGGAAAGAAATAATACTGTCCTTTTGCTTAGGTCTTTCGGCCACGCGAACCGCTAACCAGGTTTTATTTTCATATTGAAATACACCAGGATTTAGTAAACATGTAATTTCTAATCCTTCTCTGCTTGCAGGAATATCTGTAGGAGATAGTAATGGGTTATCTGTAAAACGTTTTGCTATATCTTTCATAATTTTAGATTCTGTTTTTATTATAGTTAAAGAGTAACCTAATTTTTATTAAAGTTAAGAAGGTTACTCTTTATAAATGTTTAGTAGCCAGGATTTTGTGTTAAAGTTCCTGCAGATGCATCAATTTCTGATTGAGGAATTGGATATAACATGTGTTTGTCCTGGAAATTTTTTCCACTTGCGGTCATTACTTGTTTGGCAATTCCCCATCTTTTTAAATCGGCCATTCTTTGATTTTCAAAACCAAGTTCGACTCTTCTTTCAGAAATCAACCAATTTTTAATAGTGGTTTTATCAGTAGATGCAGGTCTGTCTGCTAATGTTCCTGCTGGTACTGGAGTTCCGTCAACAGTAGGAGTAGTTCTCGCTCTTGTTCTTATTTTATTGATGTAAGTAATTGCAGTAGCATAATCTCCAGTTTCATTTAGAGCTTCTGCTTTCCAGAGTAATACATCTGCCATACGAATAAATACTTTGTTACTAGGAGATTGATCATTTCCTTTGTTATTGCCATTTGTAGTCCCCAATATTTTATTTACTCTTTGGTCAGCAACATTTACGGTATATGCTTTTCTTGGATCATTTGGTTCAAATGAATTTAAGAAATCTGTAGTAGGAGCAAAGAATCCCCAACCTACTAATGCGCAATATCCATTTCCTCTTGGAGGAACAACATTGCTTTGATGATCGAAAGCAAAAATAACCTCAGAATCTGTAAATTCTTTTTCAGTACTAAAATTATCAAAGTAGTTAGCATTTAAGCTATAAAATCCAAGTGATTCCAGTTCATTTACGTAGGTAATTACTTCTGTCCATTTTTCATTGTATAATGCTGCTTTTGCCTGAAGAGCAATTACAGCTCCTTTAGATACTCTCCACTTTTCAGTATCGGAAGTAATTTTTTGATTTGGAAGTAATTCTTTTGCTAAAGCTAAATCTTTATTGATTTGATTCCATACTTCAGCTTTAGGTGCTCTTACTGCCTGATCGAAAGCTTCCTGAAATGTTTTTACCGGAGTCAGGATTAAAGAAACATCTCCAAAATTAGTAACCAATGCAAAATAATAGAACGAACGTAAAAAATACGCTTCTCCCAGTAATTGTTTTTTTCTTGCCGTAGTAATTCCGGTAATGGCTTCAATTTCCGGATTTACGAGAAAATTAATGGCACTGTTAGTTCTTTTAATTCCTTCGTAATTGTATTTCCAAACACCATTAGCACCTCCGTTAGAAGAAGTAAAAGTATAATTATCAACTTCATCCATCCAGGGTTGATCAGAATTTGAATTCCATCCTTTTTGACCATCATCAGAAGCTATATCCTGCAGGATAATATCATTATTAGATACAAGTCCGCCTGTCCAGTCCCATGCTCCCATTATATTTAATGTGTTTGAAAACAATAAATAAGAGGAACTAACTGATTTTTCGACTGTATTAAGAGTTGGTGTATCGTTTATTTGTTCTTCTGTTACCAATCCTACTGGATCTATGGTTAATTCGTCAGTACAACTTGTGAATACTGCAAGTCCTATTAGGATCGTTGCTATTTTTGTATATTTCATAATCGTTTTTTATAAGTTTAATTTTAACCCAAGAATAAAAGATTTCGATTGCGGGTAGGTTCCCATATCAATGAAAGAAGTAGATTCAGGATCTAAACCAGTGTATTTTGTAATCGTAAATATATTTTGACCAGACATATAGATGCGAAGATTGGCAGCACCAATTAAACCTGGATTAAATGTGTATCCGATTTCAATATTTTTCAATCTTAAATAAGAAGCATCTTCTACAAATGCGCTTGACATTTGTGCACCACCATTAGGATTAAAGGTTACTCTTGGAATTGTGTTACTAGTTCCTTCTCCGTTCCAGGCATTTAATACGTCTGTGGTAGAGTTAAGAGGCATTTTGGTGCTGTAAGAGGTAACTTGTTTTAAATTATTATAGCGATCAATACCTTCTACTCCCTGAAAAAGTGCAGAGATATCAAAGTTTTTATAACTGGCGTTTAATGAGAAACCGTAAGTGAATTTAGGAATTGGACTTCCTATAAAAGTTCTGTCATTGGCATCAATTTGTCCGTCTCCATTAAGATCTTTAAATTTCATATCTCCCGGTACAGCACCATTTGTGTTATTGAATAACTGAGAGTTTATTTCTGCTGAATTTTGATAAATACCATCAAATACATATCCGTAATAAGAGCTTATTGGCTGGCCAACTGTAGTTCTTGTATTTGTTCTCAGGTCATCGAGATTTGCAATATATTGTTGTAAAGCTTCAACTCTATTGGTTAGAGTGGTAAAATTACCGCTGATACCGTATTTAAAATCATGATCATTGTTTTGAAAATTAGCTCCAAATTCAAATCCTTTATTATTTATTACTCCTGCATTAACATAGGTAGATTCGATAACTCCTACTGTTACGGCAGGTAAACCTACTGTCAGCAAAATGTCCTTAGTTGTTTTATCAAAATAATCTGTTGTAATAGATAATTTATTTTTGAAGAAGCTAAAATCGACACCAAAATCGGTTTGAGTTGTAGTTTCCCATTTAATGTCAGGATTTCCGTAACGGATAATTTTTACATTATCATCTTTTTGAGAAACAAGTGTTTGGTAGGTATTATTTGGAATTTCCTGATTTCCTGATTGTCCCCAACTTGCTCTTAACTTTAAGTTTGAAATCCAATCGGCTTTCTCCATGAATTTCTCTTTAGATATTACCCAACCTCCGGAAACCGAAGGGAAATATCCCCATTTGTTATTTGGTCCAAAACGAGAAGAACCATCCGCTCTAATAGTTCCGGAAACATAATATTTGTTGTCATATCCATAGTTACCAGAGGCAAAGAAAGATACTAATGCCCAACTGCTCGCAGAACCACTTGCATAATTGTCTACATTTAAACCTCCATAATCTAAATAACGAAATGCATCAGTAGTATTATCATAATTGTTTCTTGTTCCACCAACATTATCATTTTTATTGATGATATTTTCTGTACCCAATAAAGCATTAATGCTATGTTTCTCGTTAAGTGTTTTTACATAATTTAGTGTATTACTAAAAGTAAAAGTCATTTCTTGTCCCATACTATCAGTAAGACTCGAAGGTCTGTTTATTCTTCCCATTCCAGGATATAATGGTACATTATTTTTATCAAGAGGAGATCCGCCATCATCGTCTCCAAAATTCTGATTGAATTTTTTATCATGTGCAAAAGACATATCTACTCCAAAACTGCTTCTAAATTTCAATGATTTGTCGCTTAAAAATCCGTATTCACCGTAAACGTTTCCGAAAACTCTAAATGCTTTAAGTTTATAATCTATAAGATTTGCAATTGCAATTGGGTTATATGCTGAGTCATAATCACGGCTCCATCCATTAGTAGTGTTATTACTTACATAAAATGGTAAATCTGTATATGGATTTGCAGCAGAATAAGTTGGATCATTTACATCTTTGTATACACCAAGAATAGAAGGTCTAAACATCGCATAACGAATGACACCCATTTGATCTCCGCTAGAAGATAATTTATCTTTAACGCTATTAGTAAGCTGGATATTCGTTCCAACTTTTAAACGATCAGAAAAATTAGAATTAACATTCACTCTAAAATTAAGTCGTTCGTATTGGTTATTGCCACCTACTATAATTCCTTTTTGGGCAAAATATCCCCCAGAGATTAAGTATTGCGTATTTTCATTTCCGCCACTTGCAGAAAGTTCGAAGTTTGTAGTTTGACCCGTCGTGAACAATTCGTCTAACCAGTTGGTATTAGCCAAAGGTATTCCGTTTACAGATCCTGCAGTTTGAGCCGCCTGATAAGGGCTTATAGCATTTGCCGCATTACCAGCACTATTGTGCCATGCTTTGTCTAATACTGTTAGATATTGATCTCCATTTAATAGCTTAGGAAGATTTGTAGCATAATTTACTCCGGTATAATAATCCACATTAAGACTTGATTTTCCTTTAGCACCGTTTTTAGTGGTAATAAGAATTACACCACCTGCAGCACGAGAACCATAAATGGCTGTTGCTGCTGCATCTTTTAATACCGTCATTGACTTAACATCTGACTGATTTAAAAAGTTGATATCACGAGTTGGTACACCGTCAACAACATATAGTACTTCATTGTTACCTAAGGTACCTACACCTCTAATACGTATTTCAAGTCCGTCGCCTGGCTGTCCTGTGCTTGAACTTACAGATACACCTGCAAGCTGACCTTGTAAAGCCTGACCAACGTCGGCTACTTTTGTTTTAGATAGTTCGCCCATATCCACAGTGGTAACGGCACTTGTAATAGCCGATTTTTTCTCGCTTGTATACCCTACAACAACCACCTCGTTTAAGGTATTTGTATCTGTTGCCAGAGTAACATTGAGTTCTTTTTTGCCC encodes:
- a CDS encoding alpha-glucosidase; translation: MKPNILHCIFFFLLILNTTNAQKTAIDQKWWKESVFYQIYMPSYADSNGDGYGDFKGMTQKLDYLKELGIKGIWLTPFLTSPKVDNGYDIANYYEVDPTYGNKADFDLFLNEAHLRGIKVIIDMVFNHTSTDSKWFQESRKSKDNPYRDYYIWKDAPNNWESFFGGTAWEKDTLTNQYYYHKFDKRMADLNWSNPKVVAEIQNVLRFWLDAGVDGFRLDVINFLTTNGITKNNLIKNGQQDHINDIDQEGVKNAMRIIKSTVSEYDNRFIVGEIGSDKIEVLKQYQSQDLLDVVFNFNFGSIKKFSTQRIFDELQSMEKNMSNYPTLFFGSHDMPRMIDRLADGNPERATALTALILTAKGVPFVYYGEEIGMHNIIAQNINEMVDIQGKTHYKLTLEKGKTDSEALLEGNDHNRDKSRSPMQWNSDAFAGFSKEKTWIKINSDYKKVNVAVLETQKNSILNTYKKLISLRNKEKVLQYGDYDNLECQDDQISFTRSFEGNTISVIINFGLKREMQLPKNATILMGNKTLKTDSFIIYKN
- a CDS encoding MFS transporter, translating into MFKKIISEIDHFKSQTHNFRILIFTNLVYALVLPVIDIFVAAYIMRNSNDTSKVVIYQLAIYTGIPLTFLLNGFLLKHFNIRKLYSIGMMLSGVSMIIMMSLKTLDLTGIAVAGITMGFSFGLYWSNRDYLALAITNDENRNYYYGLETFIYTIIAIAIPATIGWFIQSKTGEDQKHQAYVIITGIVFLITIVASIVCYRGKFENPTQKKYIFFKFHPLWYKLLSLATFKGLAQGFLVTAPAMLIFKILGEEGALGQAQSIGAILAAIIIYFIGRFSKPSDRIKTFSVGLILFALGACINGILFDKTGVIIFLLLLLIAKPLMDLAYFPIQLKVIDIVSRIEKRGEFTYILNHEAGLYAGRLLGAGTFLVLYYAVSEDFALRYAIGIIALLQLCSIFISKKIIKQGIELSPEEDIKPKVLDEVAAKLL
- a CDS encoding glycoside hydrolase family 130 protein, producing MKDIAKRFTDNPLLSPTDIPASREGLEITCLLNPGVFQYENKTWLAVRVAERPKQKDSIISFPILTETGAIKIIEIPKDDPELIATDARVINYKGVDYLTTLSHLRLLCSEDGHHFYEPENYPSLVGEGMLETFGIEDCRVALIEGTYYLTFTSVSDNGVGVGLRTTTNWKDFTKHGMILPAHNKDCAIFEEKINGLFYALHRPSSVDIGGNYIWLASSPDGIHWGNHHCIIKTRKGLWDSKRVGAGAAPIKTDKGWLEIYHGANENHQYCLGAFLMDLKDPSKVIARTEEPIMVPTTEYELSGFFGNVVFTNGHIVEPDGDTLTIYYGASDEFVCGAQFSIKEILLLLKTN
- a CDS encoding RagB/SusD family nutrient uptake outer membrane protein, which translates into the protein MKYTKIATILIGLAVFTSCTDELTIDPVGLVTEEQINDTPTLNTVEKSVSSSYLLFSNTLNIMGAWDWTGGLVSNNDIILQDIASDDGQKGWNSNSDQPWMDEVDNYTFTSSNGGANGVWKYNYEGIKRTNSAINFLVNPEIEAITGITTARKKQLLGEAYFLRSFYYFALVTNFGDVSLILTPVKTFQEAFDQAVRAPKAEVWNQINKDLALAKELLPNQKITSDTEKWRVSKGAVIALQAKAALYNEKWTEVITYVNELESLGFYSLNANYFDNFSTEKEFTDSEVIFAFDHQSNVVPPRGNGYCALVGWGFFAPTTDFLNSFEPNDPRKAYTVNVADQRVNKILGTTNGNNKGNDQSPSNKVFIRMADVLLWKAEALNETGDYATAITYINKIRTRARTTPTVDGTPVPAGTLADRPASTDKTTIKNWLISERRVELGFENQRMADLKRWGIAKQVMTASGKNFQDKHMLYPIPQSEIDASAGTLTQNPGY
- a CDS encoding SusC/RagA family TonB-linked outer membrane protein; amino-acid sequence: MKKFIFKLFLFGTIMLGSIMHAQTVKGTVSDVDGLMPQVNVNEKGTSNYATTDFDGNYTLTNLGPNAVLVFSYIGYQTQEVPVAGKKELNVTLATDTNTLNEVVVVGYTSEKKSAITSAVTTVDMGELSKTKVADVGQALQGQLAGVSVSSSTGQPGDGLEIRIRGVGTLGNNEVLYVVDGVPTRDINFLNQSDVKSMTVLKDAAATAIYGSRAAGGVILITTKNGAKGKSSLNVDYYTGVNYATNLPKLLNGDQYLTVLDKAWHNSAGNAANAISPYQAAQTAGSVNGIPLANTNWLDELFTTGQTTNFELSASGGNENTQYLISGGYFAQKGIIVGGNNQYERLNFRVNVNSNFSDRLKVGTNIQLTNSVKDKLSSSGDQMGVIRYAMFRPSILGVYKDVNDPTYSAANPYTDLPFYVSNNTTNGWSRDYDSAYNPIAIANLIDYKLKAFRVFGNVYGEYGFLSDKSLKFRSSFGVDMSFAHDKKFNQNFGDDDGGSPLDKNNVPLYPGMGRINRPSSLTDSMGQEMTFTFSNTLNYVKTLNEKHSINALLGTENIINKNDNVGGTRNNYDNTTDAFRYLDYGGLNVDNYASGSASSWALVSFFASGNYGYDNKYYVSGTIRADGSSRFGPNNKWGYFPSVSGGWVISKEKFMEKADWISNLKLRASWGQSGNQEIPNNTYQTLVSQKDDNVKIIRYGNPDIKWETTTQTDFGVDFSFFKNKLSITTDYFDKTTKDILLTVGLPAVTVGVIESTYVNAGVINNKGFEFGANFQNNDHDFKYGISGNFTTLTNRVEALQQYIANLDDLRTNTRTTVGQPISSYYGYVFDGIYQNSAEINSQLFNNTNGAVPGDMKFKDLNGDGQIDANDRTFIGSPIPKFTYGFSLNASYKNFDISALFQGVEGIDRYNNLKQVTSYSTKMPLNSTTDVLNAWNGEGTSNTIPRVTFNPNGGAQMSSAFVEDASYLRLKNIEIGYTFNPGLIGAANLRIYMSGQNIFTITKYTGLDPESTSFIDMGTYPQSKSFILGLKLNL